One genomic window of Clostridia bacterium includes the following:
- a CDS encoding arsenate reductase family protein, which produces MNIQIYGKSKCFDTKKAERYFKERRIKYQFIDIMRYPMSRGEYRSVKAAVGMAALIDEKSKDYERLYIKYLSPESAIEEKLLENPGLMKTPVVRNGKKATVGYAPEVWSEWE; this is translated from the coding sequence ATGAACATACAGATATACGGAAAATCAAAGTGCTTCGATACGAAAAAGGCAGAACGCTACTTTAAGGAGCGGCGCATAAAGTATCAGTTCATAGATATAATGCGCTATCCCATGAGCCGAGGCGAATACAGAAGCGTTAAGGCCGCCGTTGGCATGGCGGCGCTTATAGACGAAAAGTCAAAGGATTACGAGCGGCTTTATATAAAGTATCTCTCGCCCGAAAGCGCGATAGAGGAAAAGCTTTTGGAAAATCCGGGGCTTATGAAAACTCCCGTTGTGCGAAACGGCAAAAAAGCCACCGTGGGCTACGCTCCCGAAGTCTGGAGCGAGTGGGAATAA
- a CDS encoding cell division protein SepF, whose product MYEDADNTRQAIEGAQLEAVFSKVSKFAESRDVADSINEKKLVVVNLENAPQDIERRVVDFLSGVAYANSATLSKIAASTFVVTPYFVETLNEMRGSLGGASFDNISF is encoded by the coding sequence ATGTATGAAGATGCAGATAACACCCGCCAGGCTATAGAAGGGGCGCAGCTGGAGGCTGTTTTTTCAAAGGTAAGCAAATTTGCCGAGTCAAGAGACGTTGCGGACAGTATAAACGAGAAGAAGCTCGTGGTAGTGAATCTTGAGAACGCGCCGCAGGATATAGAAAGACGCGTAGTGGATTTTCTTTCGGGAGTGGCTTATGCAAACAGCGCTACTCTTTCAAAGATCGCGGCCAGCACCTTTGTAGTTACGCCGTATTTTGTTGAGACGCTTAACGAGATGCGCGGTTCGTTGGGCGGCGCATCCTTCGACAACATTTCGTTCTAA
- a CDS encoding HAD-IIB family hydrolase, with the protein MKKYNGILLITDVDGTLMSKDMRVSERNRRAVSEFIREGGAFCLATGRNKNSIKSVTSQIEINAPCILVNGCMIYDAAAERVVWERYSDEKRLKEMLFDIMALEESVGVEIFTGRGMCVVRGNAMTEVHKARDSKDYYASPLHDVPAPLYKGILTDEPNELIAVSKRIEKSGIKEKYPDYRFVFSEDIFLEILPADASKGGALSQLLKACGDRFKKVYAVGDNFNDLELLSAADFAAAPKNAVDEVKCAADAIVSESFDGAIADVIDIIKNTAG; encoded by the coding sequence ATGAAGAAATATAACGGTATATTACTCATAACCGACGTTGACGGAACGCTTATGTCTAAAGATATGCGCGTAAGCGAACGAAACAGACGCGCCGTTTCCGAGTTCATAAGGGAAGGCGGCGCTTTTTGTCTTGCTACGGGCAGGAACAAAAACTCGATAAAATCCGTCACAAGCCAGATCGAAATAAACGCGCCGTGCATTCTTGTAAACGGCTGCATGATCTACGACGCGGCGGCAGAGCGCGTTGTTTGGGAGCGTTATTCCGACGAAAAACGCTTAAAGGAGATGCTTTTCGATATAATGGCGCTTGAAGAAAGCGTGGGCGTGGAAATATTCACGGGCAGAGGCATGTGCGTCGTTCGCGGCAACGCTATGACGGAGGTACACAAGGCGCGCGACTCCAAGGATTATTATGCTTCGCCGCTTCATGACGTGCCCGCGCCGCTTTATAAGGGCATACTTACGGACGAGCCAAATGAGCTTATCGCCGTTTCAAAGAGGATCGAAAAAAGCGGCATAAAGGAAAAATATCCCGACTATCGTTTTGTTTTTTCGGAGGATATTTTTCTTGAGATACTGCCCGCCGACGCTTCGAAGGGCGGCGCGCTTTCACAGCTTTTAAAAGCCTGCGGGGACAGATTTAAAAAGGTATACGCCGTAGGAGACAATTTTAACGATTTAGAGCTGCTTTCGGCCGCCGACTTTGCGGCAGCGCCGAAAAACGCGGTCGATGAAGTGAAATGCGCGGCCGACGCCATAGTGAGCGAAAGCTTTGACGGCGCGATAGCGGACGTAATAGATATTATAAAAAACACGGCAGGGTGA
- a CDS encoding DivIVA domain-containing protein — protein sequence MTLQDITDRKFDKALHGYKIDDVDAFVSEVASEYERILQENSDLKHKMTILADKIQEYREAEESLKAALVSAQRMGDSVTMDARRQGEAIIADAREKAERAMNNVNLQILTEKRKLEEVKRETQIFKGRLLSLYKSQITMLETIPGIDQSGEQEDGQ from the coding sequence ATGACTTTGCAGGATATAACCGACCGCAAATTTGATAAAGCTCTTCACGGGTACAAGATAGACGATGTAGATGCTTTTGTCTCTGAGGTCGCGTCAGAGTATGAGCGGATCTTGCAGGAGAACAGCGACTTAAAGCATAAAATGACCATACTTGCCGATAAGATACAGGAATACCGCGAAGCGGAAGAGTCACTTAAGGCGGCGCTTGTATCGGCGCAGCGCATGGGAGATTCCGTTACCATGGACGCCCGCCGTCAGGGCGAGGCTATAATTGCAGATGCAAGAGAAAAAGCCGAGCGCGCCATGAACAACGTAAACCTTCAGATACTTACGGAGAAGCGAAAGCTTGAAGAGGTAAAAAGAGAGACGCAGATATTCAAAGGACGTCTGCTGTCGCTGTATAAATCACAGATAACGATGCTCGAAACGATCCCGGGGATCGACCAAAGCGGCGAACAAGAGGACGGGCAGTAA
- a CDS encoding YggS family pyridoxal phosphate-dependent enzyme yields MTVKENYEKIKERVRLAAERCGRSPDEIEIVCVSKSVDAETAREALRAGVRIIGENRAPDFLKKYEALHDEAKCHFIGHLQTNKAAKIVGRADLIQSLDSIRLAKEISRIAVNRGVTVDTLVEINISGDENKYGIKKEELDDFLAEIAKIPNIRVRGLMSIGPLHGDKEKIRQCFSDMYKLFIDTRAKKYDNIKDNIKMEVLSLGMSSDFELAIECGSNMIRVGTAFFENINNG; encoded by the coding sequence GTGACAGTAAAAGAGAATTATGAAAAAATAAAGGAGCGTGTGCGCTTGGCAGCCGAAAGGTGCGGACGCAGCCCCGATGAAATAGAGATAGTATGCGTTTCAAAATCTGTTGACGCCGAAACGGCGAGAGAAGCCCTAAGAGCGGGAGTGAGGATAATAGGAGAAAACCGGGCGCCCGATTTCTTAAAAAAATATGAAGCGCTCCATGATGAGGCGAAATGCCACTTTATCGGACATTTGCAGACGAACAAGGCGGCTAAGATAGTGGGACGCGCAGACCTTATCCAGTCGCTAGACAGCATAAGGCTTGCAAAAGAGATATCGCGTATCGCCGTAAACCGCGGCGTCACTGTCGACACGCTTGTAGAGATAAACATAAGCGGAGACGAAAATAAATACGGCATAAAAAAAGAGGAGCTCGACGACTTTTTAGCGGAAATAGCTAAAATTCCCAACATAAGGGTAAGGGGGCTTATGTCAATAGGCCCTCTTCACGGCGATAAAGAAAAAATACGCCAATGCTTTTCGGATATGTATAAATTATTTATTGACACGCGCGCAAAAAAATATGATAATATAAAAGATAATATAAAAATGGAAGTACTCTCTCTGGGAATGAGCTCAGATTTTGAGCTGGCAATAGAATGCGGCTCAAATATGATACGAGTCGGAACAGCATTTTTTGAAAATATAAACAACGGATAA
- the sepF gene encoding cell division protein SepF, whose product MSILKKFKDMVGMDDPDELEGEGIYDPEDDEAVDEAPVYTPDPTPEPPKRSRPSFSTSVSSSVPNASNLQVVLVKPEQFENAREIADHLNTKKTVVLNLESANNETSRRLIDFLSGVAYANSGRLQKVASSTFIIIPYNVEMRGEILDEIENSGIFF is encoded by the coding sequence ATGAGTATCTTAAAGAAATTCAAGGATATGGTAGGTATGGACGATCCCGATGAACTCGAGGGCGAGGGCATATACGACCCCGAAGACGATGAAGCGGTGGATGAGGCGCCTGTCTATACTCCCGACCCCACGCCGGAGCCTCCTAAGAGGAGCAGACCCTCTTTCAGCACATCTGTGTCTTCCTCGGTGCCTAATGCATCAAACCTTCAGGTCGTTTTGGTAAAGCCGGAGCAGTTCGAGAATGCGCGGGAGATCGCCGATCATCTGAATACGAAGAAAACCGTTGTTTTAAACCTTGAATCTGCCAACAACGAAACTTCAAGAAGACTTATCGACTTTTTGTCGGGAGTTGCATATGCAAACAGCGGCAGACTTCAGAAGGTTGCCTCAAGCACCTTTATAATAATCCCCTATAACGTGGAAATGAGGGGCGAGATACTTGACGAGATCGAAAACAGCGGAATATTCTTTTGA
- the miaA gene encoding tRNA (adenosine(37)-N6)-dimethylallyltransferase MiaA, which produces MEKIRVVVICGPTATGKTKLSVELCRKFSGEVVNADSMQVYRMLDIGSAKPGERERGGIPHHMMDVVDPAQSFNVSDYCKMAGECIADINKRGKLPFLVGGTGLYIDSLIGGVDFSPIENDYEYRAALSLRIKNEGTAPLYTELLKIDPSSAEKININDEKRIIRALEIYHVTGKTKSYFSECSKLQESRYAPLYIGLNYHDRALMYERIRARVDEMMRAGLLEEVNTLSRIDGFLSSTASRGIGYKEVFPFLRGEETLENTIESIKRASTRYAKRQLTWFRRNNDINWLYADGDGGFEAMRRDAEKLVGEFLK; this is translated from the coding sequence ATGGAAAAGATACGTGTAGTTGTTATATGCGGCCCTACCGCTACGGGAAAAACAAAGCTTTCGGTAGAGCTGTGCCGAAAGTTTTCGGGCGAAGTCGTAAATGCCGATTCCATGCAGGTCTATAGAATGCTTGATATAGGCTCGGCCAAGCCCGGCGAACGCGAGCGCGGCGGCATACCGCATCATATGATGGACGTTGTGGATCCGGCCCAAAGCTTCAACGTGTCGGATTATTGTAAAATGGCCGGCGAATGTATAGCCGATATAAACAAAAGAGGAAAGCTGCCCTTTTTGGTGGGAGGCACGGGCCTTTATATCGATTCTCTTATCGGAGGCGTAGACTTCTCTCCCATAGAAAACGACTATGAGTATAGAGCGGCTTTAAGCTTGCGCATAAAAAACGAGGGCACGGCGCCGCTTTATACTGAGCTTTTAAAAATCGATCCGAGCTCGGCTGAGAAGATAAACATAAACGACGAAAAGCGCATAATCCGCGCTCTTGAGATATACCATGTCACGGGCAAGACGAAATCATATTTTTCAGAATGCTCGAAATTGCAGGAAAGCAGATACGCTCCGCTTTATATAGGTCTTAATTACCATGACCGCGCGCTTATGTATGAACGTATACGCGCGCGTGTAGACGAAATGATGCGCGCGGGGCTATTGGAAGAAGTAAATACTTTATCGCGCATAGACGGGTTTTTATCATCCACGGCGTCAAGAGGCATAGGATACAAGGAGGTTTTCCCCTTTCTTCGCGGAGAGGAAACGCTGGAAAATACTATTGAAAGCATAAAAAGAGCTTCTACGCGCTATGCAAAGCGTCAGCTTACGTGGTTTCGCAGAAATAATGATATAAATTGGCTTTATGCGGACGGAGACGGAGGCTTTGAGGCGATGCGGCGCGACGCTGAAAAGCTTGTCGGCGAGTTTTTGAAATAA
- a CDS encoding RluA family pseudouridine synthase — protein sequence MRGENDVEKAEFIVSDAEAGMRLDVFVSKKLGATRSACQHMIDGGLVTAGGENRTKNYKLRQGDAVSVTLSPPKQTSLTAQDIPLDVVYEDDDIIVINKPKGLVVHPAPGHEDGTLVNALMYHAGESLSGINGELRPGIVHRIDKDTSGLLVAAKNDESHIKLSDDLKEHKIRRRYMAVVLGRVRQDGTVNKPIGRHKADRKKMAAFGAASREAVTHYKVVEYLNGYTLVMCELETGRTHQIRVHMASIGHPIAGDPLYGAKNDKSGEDAQLLCAVHLELTHPRTGERMEFDVEPPKYFKDFVLKKKERTNEEI from the coding sequence ATGCGGGGAGAAAACGACGTGGAGAAAGCTGAGTTTATAGTTTCGGACGCCGAAGCGGGAATGCGGCTCGACGTTTTCGTTTCCAAGAAGCTCGGCGCAACGAGAAGCGCCTGCCAGCATATGATAGACGGAGGTCTCGTCACGGCGGGCGGCGAAAACCGCACAAAGAATTACAAGCTGAGACAGGGCGACGCCGTAAGCGTAACGCTTTCGCCGCCGAAGCAGACGTCGCTTACGGCGCAGGATATCCCGCTCGACGTAGTGTATGAGGACGACGATATCATAGTGATAAATAAGCCCAAGGGGCTTGTGGTGCACCCCGCGCCCGGCCATGAGGACGGCACGCTCGTAAACGCGCTCATGTACCATGCGGGAGAGTCGCTTTCGGGGATCAACGGAGAGCTTCGCCCGGGGATAGTCCATCGCATCGACAAGGACACTTCGGGGCTTTTGGTGGCGGCGAAGAACGACGAGTCGCATATAAAGCTTTCCGACGATTTGAAGGAGCATAAAATACGGCGCAGATACATGGCCGTAGTACTGGGACGTGTGCGGCAAGACGGCACGGTGAACAAGCCCATCGGCCGTCATAAGGCCGACAGAAAAAAGATGGCCGCCTTCGGCGCGGCTTCGCGCGAGGCGGTAACGCATTATAAAGTCGTTGAATACTTAAACGGATATACGCTTGTTATGTGCGAGCTTGAAACGGGACGCACACATCAGATCCGCGTGCATATGGCCTCGATAGGCCATCCTATAGCGGGCGACCCGCTCTATGGGGCAAAGAACGACAAGTCGGGAGAGGATGCGCAGCTTCTTTGCGCCGTGCATCTTGAGCTTACCCATCCGCGAACGGGCGAGCGCATGGAATTCGACGTTGAGCCGCCCAAGTATTTTAAAGATTTTGTCTTAAAGAAAAAGGAAAGGACGAATGAAGAAATATAA
- the lspA gene encoding signal peptidase II — translation MPLNIIVIILIIAFDQIVKWWASYSLRFTGSIPVVGNAIQFTYAENKGAAFSSFTSHTDLLIVISAVFVVVALILLIKYYRSSALLRWSLLFIIGGAIGNLIDRVRLSYVVDMIDFRIINFPIFNVADSFISIGAVILVIYALKDLTHAGRKRRGES, via the coding sequence ATGCCACTTAATATAATCGTCATTATTCTCATAATCGCGTTTGACCAGATAGTAAAATGGTGGGCGTCATACTCGCTGAGATTCACAGGTTCCATACCTGTCGTCGGGAACGCGATACAGTTCACTTATGCCGAAAACAAGGGGGCGGCGTTTTCGTCATTTACGTCGCATACGGATCTGCTTATAGTAATCTCGGCGGTGTTCGTTGTCGTCGCGCTCATTCTTTTGATAAAGTATTACAGATCAAGTGCGCTGCTTCGATGGAGCCTCCTGTTCATAATCGGAGGAGCAATAGGCAATCTTATAGACAGAGTCCGCCTTTCTTACGTGGTGGATATGATAGATTTCAGGATAATCAATTTTCCGATATTCAATGTGGCCGATTCTTTTATAAGCATAGGCGCGGTGATCTTAGTGATATACGCTCTTAAGGATCTTACGCATGCGGGGAGAAAACGACGTGGAGAAAGCTGA
- a CDS encoding SDR family oxidoreductase: MKALITGASSGIGRDFARALDKMGYDLILAARREDRMKELAADLTHGAKIIPVDLSIRENCFKLYELTKDEDIDLLINNAGFGIFGAFSEIDLGRELEMIDVNVCAVDILMKLFLKDFIKKDSGRILNVASVAAFMPGPLLSSYYASKAYVLRLTEAVSYELKKRGSRVRLSALCPGPVDTEFNDTAGVKFAVKGQNSAAVAEYALKKMFEDKVTIVPGAAFKVGSFLTRLMPKGVLLSIGYSFQRRKGER, from the coding sequence GTGAAAGCATTGATAACGGGCGCAAGCTCCGGCATAGGGCGCGACTTTGCGCGCGCGCTTGACAAAATGGGATACGATCTTATTTTAGCCGCAAGGCGCGAAGACCGCATGAAAGAGCTTGCGGCCGATCTTACGCACGGCGCCAAGATAATACCCGTCGACTTATCGATACGCGAAAACTGCTTTAAGCTTTACGAGCTTACAAAGGACGAAGATATAGACCTTCTTATAAACAACGCAGGCTTCGGCATATTCGGCGCGTTTTCCGAGATAGACCTTGGGCGCGAGCTTGAAATGATAGACGTTAATGTATGTGCCGTCGATATCCTGATGAAGCTTTTCCTTAAAGACTTCATAAAGAAGGACTCGGGGCGCATACTGAATGTTGCGTCTGTCGCCGCCTTTATGCCGGGCCCGCTTTTGTCGTCGTATTACGCCTCCAAGGCTTATGTTCTAAGGCTTACCGAGGCCGTAAGCTACGAGTTGAAAAAACGCGGCAGCCGCGTTCGCCTTTCCGCTCTTTGCCCCGGCCCGGTAGATACCGAATTCAACGATACGGCAGGCGTAAAATTTGCGGTAAAAGGTCAGAACTCCGCCGCCGTAGCTGAATATGCGCTAAAGAAAATGTTTGAAGACAAGGTGACGATAGTTCCCGGCGCGGCATTTAAGGTCGGCAGCTTCCTTACGCGCCTTATGCCTAAGGGCGTACTTTTATCAATAGGCTACAGCTTCCAAAGACGAAAGGGAGAGAGATAA
- a CDS encoding YggT family protein, which translates to MLIIIRAVISWIRINPNKVTYWIVRITEPILAPIRKLMMRSSFLRQFPVDFSPVAAYFILALVSRMIRRLYYYSLF; encoded by the coding sequence ATGCTTATCATAATACGCGCGGTCATTTCGTGGATACGTATAAATCCAAATAAGGTTACATATTGGATAGTACGCATAACGGAACCGATACTTGCGCCGATAAGAAAGCTGATGATGCGCTCATCTTTTTTGCGTCAGTTTCCGGTCGATTTTTCTCCGGTGGCAGCATATTTTATTTTAGCGTTGGTTTCAAGAATGATCAGACGTTTGTATTATTACAGCCTTTTTTAA
- the ileS gene encoding isoleucine--tRNA ligase → MANDYNATVNLPKTDFPMRANLPKREPEILKKWQDEKLYEQIMAKNEGKPLFILHDGPPYANGDIHLGHALNKILKDVIIRYKNMSGFKAPYVPGWDTHGLPIELQAVKKLKLNREEVDPITFRKACEEFALGYVNNQKEQFVRLGSIGDYETPYLTLRPEFESKQIEVFGEMAKKGYIYKGLKPVYWCPDCQTALAEAEIEYDNDPCTSIFVKFRVKDDKGKLSGITGDLKKTYFVIWTTTTWTIPANRAIALNPDFEYAVVSANGEYYIMSSELTDGVMKTAGIEEYKIIAKMTGSEFEYMVAEHPYLPDIDSTVILGDHVTLEAGTGCVHTAPGHGADDFTVGKKYNIPVAVPVDEKGYLTEEAGKFAGIYYEKSNALIIEELESRGLLLAHFDIEHQYPHCWRCKKPIIFRATEQWFASIDKFRDKAVEEVKKVTWIPAWGEERITGMVRDRYDWCISRQRVWGVPIPIFYCEECGHELINDDTIAAVAALFKKEGSNAWYKYSAEEILPKGSKCEKCGHDHFRKESDIMDVWFDSGSSHRGVLEVRDDLRYPSDMYLEGQDQYRGWFQSSLLTSVATRGVAPYKTVLTHGFVVDGEGKKMSKSLGNVISPLNIIKEYGADILRLWVMSSDYRVDVRLSKDILKQLSESYRKIRNTARFILGNLTHFDPNTDMVDFKDMYEIDRWALMRLEKLVKRVREAYDASEYHGVFHAVHGFCVVDMSNFYLDIIKDRLYIEETHGLARRSAQSAMYKILESLVLLLSPAICFTAEEIWQYMPHTKEHDTGSVSFNEMPSYSGQYEDAALEEKWEKILLLREDAKKALESARAAKIIGASLESEVTIFCNDESYEFVDSIKEDLPTIFIASHVHVEKGESADALPGEKFAGISVLVKKADGHKCERCWMYVDELSDDSNHPTLCKRCAGIVG, encoded by the coding sequence ATGGCAAACGACTACAATGCCACGGTGAACCTGCCGAAGACCGATTTTCCGATGAGGGCAAATCTTCCGAAGAGAGAGCCCGAAATATTAAAAAAGTGGCAGGATGAAAAATTATACGAGCAGATAATGGCGAAAAACGAGGGCAAGCCCCTGTTTATACTCCACGACGGGCCGCCCTATGCAAACGGCGACATACATCTCGGTCACGCCCTGAATAAGATATTAAAGGACGTTATCATAAGATATAAAAACATGTCGGGCTTTAAGGCGCCTTACGTTCCCGGATGGGATACGCACGGACTGCCGATAGAGCTTCAGGCCGTTAAAAAGCTTAAGCTCAACCGTGAGGAGGTAGACCCGATAACCTTCCGCAAGGCATGTGAAGAGTTTGCTCTAGGTTATGTAAACAATCAGAAGGAGCAGTTCGTCCGTTTGGGCAGCATCGGCGACTACGAAACTCCTTACCTCACGCTTCGTCCGGAATTTGAGTCAAAGCAGATAGAGGTATTCGGCGAAATGGCGAAGAAGGGCTACATCTACAAGGGCTTAAAGCCCGTTTACTGGTGTCCCGACTGCCAGACGGCTCTGGCCGAGGCCGAGATAGAATACGATAACGACCCCTGCACTTCGATATTCGTAAAATTCAGAGTTAAGGACGACAAGGGAAAGCTTTCGGGCATAACGGGCGACCTTAAAAAGACGTATTTCGTTATCTGGACGACTACGACGTGGACCATACCCGCGAACCGTGCGATAGCGCTCAATCCCGACTTTGAATATGCCGTAGTTTCGGCAAACGGCGAGTATTATATCATGTCGTCGGAGCTTACCGACGGCGTTATGAAGACGGCGGGCATAGAGGAATATAAGATCATAGCAAAAATGACGGGCTCCGAGTTTGAATATATGGTAGCCGAGCATCCGTATCTTCCCGATATAGATTCCACCGTTATTTTGGGCGACCACGTAACGCTTGAAGCCGGCACGGGCTGCGTTCACACGGCTCCCGGCCACGGTGCCGACGACTTTACCGTGGGCAAGAAGTACAACATACCCGTTGCGGTACCCGTTGACGAAAAGGGCTATCTTACCGAGGAGGCAGGCAAGTTTGCCGGCATATATTACGAAAAATCAAATGCGCTCATAATCGAGGAATTAGAGAGCAGAGGACTTCTTTTGGCGCATTTCGACATAGAGCACCAGTATCCGCACTGCTGGAGATGCAAAAAGCCGATAATCTTCCGCGCGACTGAGCAGTGGTTCGCGTCGATAGATAAATTCCGCGACAAGGCTGTAGAGGAAGTAAAGAAGGTAACGTGGATACCCGCATGGGGCGAGGAAAGAATAACCGGCATGGTGCGCGACCGCTACGACTGGTGCATTTCGCGCCAGAGGGTATGGGGCGTTCCGATACCGATATTCTATTGTGAGGAATGCGGCCACGAGCTTATAAACGACGATACGATAGCTGCGGTTGCGGCTCTGTTCAAAAAAGAGGGCTCGAACGCATGGTACAAGTATTCGGCAGAGGAGATACTGCCGAAGGGCTCCAAGTGCGAAAAGTGCGGCCATGATCATTTCAGAAAAGAAAGCGACATCATGGACGTATGGTTCGACTCCGGCTCGTCGCACCGCGGCGTTTTGGAGGTAAGAGACGACCTTCGCTATCCGAGCGACATGTATCTTGAGGGTCAGGATCAGTATAGAGGCTGGTTCCAGTCGTCGCTGCTCACTTCTGTGGCAACGCGCGGAGTGGCCCCGTATAAAACGGTGCTCACGCACGGCTTCGTTGTTGACGGCGAGGGCAAGAAGATGTCAAAATCGCTCGGCAACGTAATAAGCCCGCTCAATATAATAAAGGAATACGGCGCAGATATTTTAAGACTTTGGGTAATGTCCTCCGACTACCGCGTTGACGTAAGACTTTCAAAGGATATCTTAAAGCAGCTTTCGGAGTCGTACAGAAAGATAAGAAACACGGCAAGGTTTATATTAGGCAACCTTACGCACTTCGACCCCAATACCGATATGGTAGATTTTAAGGATATGTATGAGATAGACCGGTGGGCGCTTATGAGGCTTGAAAAGCTTGTTAAGCGCGTGCGCGAGGCATACGACGCATCGGAGTATCACGGCGTTTTCCACGCCGTACACGGCTTCTGTGTCGTAGACATGTCGAATTTTTATCTTGACATAATCAAAGACAGGCTGTATATTGAAGAGACACACGGACTTGCGCGCCGTTCGGCTCAGTCGGCAATGTATAAGATACTCGAGTCGCTCGTGCTTTTACTCTCTCCGGCGATCTGCTTTACGGCGGAGGAGATATGGCAGTATATGCCGCACACGAAGGAGCATGACACAGGCAGCGTAAGCTTTAACGAAATGCCGTCTTACAGCGGACAGTACGAGGACGCGGCCTTAGAGGAAAAGTGGGAGAAGATACTTCTTTTAAGAGAGGACGCGAAGAAAGCGCTTGAAAGCGCGCGCGCCGCAAAGATCATAGGCGCTTCGCTTGAATCCGAGGTCACGATATTCTGCAATGACGAATCATACGAATTTGTAGATTCCATAAAGGAAGACCTTCCGACGATATTCATAGCGTCTCACGTTCACGTAGAAAAGGGCGAGAGCGCGGACGCGCTGCCCGGCGAAAAATTCGCAGGCATATCCGTGCTTGTTAAAAAGGCCGACGGTCATAAGTGCGAACGCTGCTGGATGTATGTCGACGAGCTTTCTGATGATTCAAATCATCCTACGCTTTGCAAGCGCTGCGCAGGCATTGTGGGATAA